The following proteins are co-located in the Apium graveolens cultivar Ventura chromosome 5, ASM990537v1, whole genome shotgun sequence genome:
- the LOC141659362 gene encoding uncharacterized protein LOC141659362 isoform X2, whose protein sequence is MQSITIRMLLSNLLTILKLPMRDQKYFIGVQLDGSKHVEPLQNSIPEATAKENSKLVRETVENIDEAVRELPYANSTPEDLWKNHSKVVQPKPHGFLFNSVYLRDCREPAQTGGIADAGAQNNMGLDMLMNMFSGLGASGLNVPPTPNLPPEELYATQLSQFQEMGFFDTQENIRALHATSGNVHEAVERLLGTGH, encoded by the exons ATGCAATCGATAACAATAAGGATGTTACTGTCCAACTTATTAACTATATTAAAACTG CCTATGCGTGACCAGAAG TATTTCATTGGGGTACAACTAGATGGAAGCAAACATGTTGAGCCACTCCAGAACAGTATTCCTGAGGCTACTGCGAAAGAGAATTCTAAGTTG GTGAGAGAAACTGTAGAAAATATTGATGAAGCAGTGCGAGAGCTTCCCTATGCAAATTCT ACGCCAGAAGACTTATGGAAAAATCACTCCAAGGTGGTTCAGCCAAAGCCTCATGGG TTTCTCTTTAATAGTGTGTACTTGAGGGATTGCAGGGAACCAGCTCAAACCGGAGGGATTGCAG ATGCTGGAGCACAAAACAACATGGGGCTGGATATGTTGATGAATATGTTTAGCGGACTTGGAGCCAGTGGCTTAAATGTCCCACCTACTCCTAATT TGCCTCCAGAAGAGCTCTATGCTACTCAGTTATCGCAATTTCAAGAAATGGGTTTCTTTGATACCCAAGAGAATATTAGGGCACTGCATGCTACATCAGGAAATGTGCATGAAGCAGTGGAGAGATTGTTAG GTACTGGACACTGA
- the LOC141659362 gene encoding ubiquitin domain-containing protein DSK2a-like isoform X4, translated as MRDQKYFIGVQLDGSKHVEPLQNSIPEATAKENSKLVRETVENIDEAVRELPYANSTPEDLWKNHSKVVQPKPHGFLFNSVYLRDCREPAQTGGIADAGAQNNMGLDMLMNMFSGLGASGLNVPPTPNLPPEELYATQLSQFQEMGFFDTQENIRALHATSGNVHEAVERLLGNLGTGH; from the exons ATGCGTGACCAGAAG TATTTCATTGGGGTACAACTAGATGGAAGCAAACATGTTGAGCCACTCCAGAACAGTATTCCTGAGGCTACTGCGAAAGAGAATTCTAAGTTG GTGAGAGAAACTGTAGAAAATATTGATGAAGCAGTGCGAGAGCTTCCCTATGCAAATTCT ACGCCAGAAGACTTATGGAAAAATCACTCCAAGGTGGTTCAGCCAAAGCCTCATGGG TTTCTCTTTAATAGTGTGTACTTGAGGGATTGCAGGGAACCAGCTCAAACCGGAGGGATTGCAG ATGCTGGAGCACAAAACAACATGGGGCTGGATATGTTGATGAATATGTTTAGCGGACTTGGAGCCAGTGGCTTAAATGTCCCACCTACTCCTAATT TGCCTCCAGAAGAGCTCTATGCTACTCAGTTATCGCAATTTCAAGAAATGGGTTTCTTTGATACCCAAGAGAATATTAGGGCACTGCATGCTACATCAGGAAATGTGCATGAAGCAGTGGAGAGATTGTTAGGTAACCTCG GTACTGGACACTGA
- the LOC141659362 gene encoding uncharacterized protein LOC141659362 isoform X3, whose protein sequence is MQSITIRMLLSNLLTILKLPMRDQKYFIGVQLDGSKHVEPLQNSIPEATAKENSKLVRETVENIDEAVRELPYANSFLFNSVYLRDCREPAQTGGIADAGAQNNMGLDMLMNMFSGLGASGLNVPPTPNLPPEELYATQLSQFQEMGFFDTQENIRALHATSGNVHEAVERLLGNLGTGH, encoded by the exons ATGCAATCGATAACAATAAGGATGTTACTGTCCAACTTATTAACTATATTAAAACTG CCTATGCGTGACCAGAAG TATTTCATTGGGGTACAACTAGATGGAAGCAAACATGTTGAGCCACTCCAGAACAGTATTCCTGAGGCTACTGCGAAAGAGAATTCTAAGTTG GTGAGAGAAACTGTAGAAAATATTGATGAAGCAGTGCGAGAGCTTCCCTATGCAAATTCT TTTCTCTTTAATAGTGTGTACTTGAGGGATTGCAGGGAACCAGCTCAAACCGGAGGGATTGCAG ATGCTGGAGCACAAAACAACATGGGGCTGGATATGTTGATGAATATGTTTAGCGGACTTGGAGCCAGTGGCTTAAATGTCCCACCTACTCCTAATT TGCCTCCAGAAGAGCTCTATGCTACTCAGTTATCGCAATTTCAAGAAATGGGTTTCTTTGATACCCAAGAGAATATTAGGGCACTGCATGCTACATCAGGAAATGTGCATGAAGCAGTGGAGAGATTGTTAGGTAACCTCG GTACTGGACACTGA
- the LOC141659362 gene encoding uncharacterized protein LOC141659362 isoform X1 — protein MQSITIRMLLSNLLTILKLPMRDQKYFIGVQLDGSKHVEPLQNSIPEATAKENSKLVRETVENIDEAVRELPYANSTPEDLWKNHSKVVQPKPHGFLFNSVYLRDCREPAQTGGIADAGAQNNMGLDMLMNMFSGLGASGLNVPPTPNLPPEELYATQLSQFQEMGFFDTQENIRALHATSGNVHEAVERLLGNLGTGH, from the exons ATGCAATCGATAACAATAAGGATGTTACTGTCCAACTTATTAACTATATTAAAACTG CCTATGCGTGACCAGAAG TATTTCATTGGGGTACAACTAGATGGAAGCAAACATGTTGAGCCACTCCAGAACAGTATTCCTGAGGCTACTGCGAAAGAGAATTCTAAGTTG GTGAGAGAAACTGTAGAAAATATTGATGAAGCAGTGCGAGAGCTTCCCTATGCAAATTCT ACGCCAGAAGACTTATGGAAAAATCACTCCAAGGTGGTTCAGCCAAAGCCTCATGGG TTTCTCTTTAATAGTGTGTACTTGAGGGATTGCAGGGAACCAGCTCAAACCGGAGGGATTGCAG ATGCTGGAGCACAAAACAACATGGGGCTGGATATGTTGATGAATATGTTTAGCGGACTTGGAGCCAGTGGCTTAAATGTCCCACCTACTCCTAATT TGCCTCCAGAAGAGCTCTATGCTACTCAGTTATCGCAATTTCAAGAAATGGGTTTCTTTGATACCCAAGAGAATATTAGGGCACTGCATGCTACATCAGGAAATGTGCATGAAGCAGTGGAGAGATTGTTAGGTAACCTCG GTACTGGACACTGA